Within the Anguilla rostrata isolate EN2019 chromosome 6, ASM1855537v3, whole genome shotgun sequence genome, the region acacgcacactcacacacgcacgcacgcacacacactcactcactcacacacgcacgcaatcACACgcgcacattcacactcacacgcacgcgcactcacacacacacactcactcactcactcacgcacgcacgcacactcactcactcacacacgcacactcacacaaacacgcacgcacgcacactcactcacacacgcacgcaatcACATgcgcacattcacactcacgcgcactcacgcacgcacactcactcacgcatgcacactcactcactcacgcacgcacactcacacacacgcacgcacgcacgcacactcacacaaacacgcactcatacgtgcacacgcacatgcacacacacacactcacacgaacgCACgcgcactcacgcgcacactcatattcacacttacacgcacgcacacactcacgcgcactcatacgtgcacacgcacatgcacacacacacactcacattcacacgaATGCACgcgcactcacgcgcacactcacacacacacattcacactcacactcacacaaacgcacgcacgcacatgcacacaaacatacgcacacacacacatatatacatatgcacacacacacgcacgtacacgtacacacacacacacacacaggcacacaaaaaaggtccagttttggtttgctaaatgcatgtaaGGATGTAAGGACCGAGCATTGGTTTCATTACATGTTTTTAGAAAAACCTGGCTAAATGATGAATTGTTACCATATTTTGCAGGGCTGGTCCCGGGGTAGAATCCAGGGATTCCACTGGCCATGGGGTACTGCTGGGGCGGGGTCACGTATGTGGGCCGGCACTGCAAAGATGGTTATGCTTACATTTCAGATATTGCTGTTAGTTCAGAAACACTGTTAAATGATACTTCTGCAGCAATGACATTCTTCTCATCACGACAGGTCAGGCAAGCACCCCCTAATGCAGCTAGTCTATGATAAATGCAAATtagttaacattttaaaaaaataatatgcagcAATGACTTGTTTCCCGTGGCTGGCAAGAAGAGTCTAatcacataaaaatgcacacagaatTTTACAAAGCATACGTCACAACACCAAGGGTGTACTTtatgagtgggggggggggggggtgtggggtgttaAAACCActcaatattacaaaacaagccaaataacccccctcccccaataacataacatgacGATGAGAAAAATTATTTCTTATAATAAAGATGGGAAATTCATCTTGTGATTGGGATATATTGATCAGTAgtcagaagtattttttttagtgcagggctgcccaaccctattcctggaaatctaccgttctgcaggttttcatttcaaccctaattcagcatacctgattctactaactGGCAGCTCAAAAAGAGCTGtagttgttgaatgaggcgtgTTCTGTTAGGGTTGGTGTGAAAGCCTACAGGTCCGTtcgatctccaggaacacggtGGGACAGCGCTGAGTTTGGGCCCAGTGACGCTGTGACCGCGGCGTGGGCCCGGAAGGGGGTGGCGGAGCTACCTGTCCAGGTGGAATGAAGTAGGCGGGGCTCTGCGGATTGGCGAATggcagctgctgctgggagaTCAGCATCATCGGAGTGCCGGCCTGGTAGAGGTGCGTGGGTGCCACAGGCCGGGGTGTGCTGCCGGGCTGGCGGGGGGTGGAGCCAGGCAAACCAGGGCGGGGCTGGTAGTACgactgcagatgtgtgtgtgtgtgtgggggggtgggggggctggtttATAGACTGTCATCATTACCATTTCATTGGaatgcgcacgcacgcatgcgcacgcacacgcacacacgcaaacacacacagttgctGACAGCAGGCCTGTGGAGGAGAGGACGGGGAAGGAGGAGATGGAAGCATGGCTGAAAGCCAGAAGGGGGAGCCATTACTTGCAGAGACCTGAATCgccgctaccccccccccccccagtagcACAGCAAacgagagagacagcaagaaaGCAGGAGAAACTGTTTGTGCAAAtgaagccacacacacacacacacacaacaccactgACATCCATTAAGGTAAAGGCAACGGCCTGCCATTTTTATAATCACCCCTgaaccctcccctctccccagcaAGGATGCTTCAGTACCTGCTGGCTTAAAGCACGAGGCCCCACAGAACTaggacagcaggagagagacagaggtttGGCAGTCATAGGTCAAGGGTCagacccacacagacactgggataCACTAGAGTGCTCTTCAGTTCTCAGCAGCAGTGCAGGAGGCAAAGCACTTCAGTGCATAGACgaggagaaacagaagaaagggaaaagagagagagagggggaaagagagagagggacagagagagggggacaatgcttctgtaaagaaaataagaaaaggtGAACAGGAAGGATTCGTGCTACTGACTGCATGCAGGGGAACTGATTCATCTTCTACTGCTCGAAGTGAGTCATTTAATGCACCAGTACCTAAACAGGAGGCATACCtggcggggtgggggcactGTGTTcatctggggtggtggggttccAAAGACAACGCTGGGGGGCTGACCCAGAGGATATGTGGCCTGGAGaggttgggatgggggggggcggtggagaagtatttggttttttaaaattattattacacaatAAACCATGATTGttaagggaagaaaaaaaatatggggCTGTGGAAGTTACCGGAGGGAgtccgggggaggggggtgcagctATTGGCTGAGGGGCTTTGTTCATTTCATCTGGCCGGGTATGGAGTGTCACAGACCTGCAGAGAAATGTGAGGAAGAAGGAAGGGTGACggaaccgagagagagagagagagagatagagaaagacaACTACCTGTGCGACAGGATGAGACTACCTCGTGTTGGGGAGatggtccggggggggggggggggggcagtgagagagtgagagagagagagagatatggggtggggaaacagaaaagaacagaTGAATGACCCATTTTCCCCACTTCACATCACACAGTTATACGTTATACCAAGGGCCAAACTGACGCTCTGAAGAAAACATgactttgtgtgcatgtgcgtgagtgtgtgtttatgtttgtgtgaaatACCTGCCCTGCccaaacacatatgcacgcaccgcaataaataaataaataaaatgctacaACAAACCATGCAATGACAACCAATGGTGATGTCAAAAACCAGCCTAAGAGCAGGAACAGAGGAGCCAATCACGTGACGGCACCAAGAAGAGAAGTCACCATACTTGGGAAGCAAAAATCAATCGCTTAATCGCTCAACTGATGGCAGGCCTGCAGACCATGCCAACGATCAGGGGAGGGGTCGTGTGGGAGAAGGCAGTGACACGGCGTTAGCCAGGAATGTCGAATGGGACAGCTAATTTAAATAGCTACACTTGCACGACGTAAATACAGCAAGAGCTGTACCTACGCCTAATCTGTCTTGAGCGGCACTACATGGTGATGGGAACTTCAATCATTTTTCCTGACTCCTTCGGTGAAGAGAGCGAATCTTTCGGTTAATTCTCTTGATCCAGTCTCGTTCATTCAGTGTAGTCGATAGCCATTCTTTCACGTGAGAGATTAACTTGGCCCATGAGAGGCAAACCATTGCAAAACACCGTTCTTATAGCAAACACAACGAGATAATGTTCGTCCATTCGTTCAATCATAAAACACGAGTTTAGACAATCAGCAGCTGATGGGTTTACCTTAGGTTTTACAATGTTATGTCCTGCGACATCGGGTCATTTAAATTCTTTTGcacaatgcaataaattatcATGTTAAACAACACGTTGGTTGGAAGCTGAGCGTGATGTAGGCGGATCAGTTCGGCCAATCGAACGAGTTAAATGAGCGActcaactgaaaaaaactaaTCATTACTCCCGAGAATGAATCGTTCGCGACCAAACACCAACAAATATTGTACGTTGACATGTGTCATTCAGTACTATTAGCTAAAGCGTCAGCATCATATTTCAGGCGAATATGagaattttatttacttatcgTATTCCTTCAAGATAACAGTCAAATCGTCGTGAGTGCCAGCGACTTGCTTGAAAGGTTCACAAAATACCCCTCATTTTCTAAAAGCAACTAAAAGTTGACAACAGAACAGTCACTGTAGTTCAAAATAAGCCACAAACGAGCTGTAGGAACAGCAACTTTAGTCTGACGCGAATGACAGGAGATGTAATCCAGTTTGAATACGTTTACTGAAATTGTAAGGTTTAAATTACATTGTGTCACACGTATTCAAACTGGATTACATCTCCTGCCATTCGCGTCAGACTACTGTGGCTACAGCTCGTTTGTGGTTTATTTTGAAACGGAATGCCACCACAGTTAGTAGAAAAACTGTGCTCCCGTGCCTAACGCAGCTCTGCCCGACTACCCTGCGAATTACTCTACTTTACATGACACCAGTCACTATATTAAAAGCAGCATcaatatacatgcatttgtttttgtacatttcatacattacCTATGTCTTATACAATGACTAGAAATGATAAACCATGAATTTtccataatatttaaataaatttatattctCAAAGTGTGGCTCTAGTGTTACAGTCACCGTAAACCTATTAAAGCTCAGCCTCCATGGGATTACAGGGCACAAATGTTATCACAATGGGCCTAAGCAGTCCGTCCGTTTTTCTTCAATTTTGGGCGGTGATGGTGATTTTAAAGCTGTAAGTAGCTAATATGAAACTGCAGCTAACGGTAGCTGTAACAACTTAATTGCTCGGAGTTACCTTTTTGGTACACTTCAAAATTGTACCGTGGTAATACAGAAATGCAAGAACAAGTCATAAATAAACTATCCCGGTTTATTGGTCATACCGGACGTAAATATTATGATGGAGTGAAGGGCCTTGTAATTCATTATCCAATGTTAGCCGCTACCTGCTCTGCAAGTAGCCTAAACCACGTCTCTCCTGTCACGATAACTGACCAGCGAGCGGGTAACTGCTAGGTGAAGCTACTTTAACATAGGCTACTCATAATCGTAGACAgacaatatgaatattaatctATGTAACCACAAACAAAAAGCGAAGGACGTTGCTAGTCTAGCAAGAAGTGATTCATTCAGCTCCGTAACAAGCTAACTTGCTGGCAGAAAACTGTCTGGGTGGTTAGCTAGCTTGCCAACCTTCTCTGCGGTCAAACAGGCAACCACAGGCAACCACCCAGTTTAAATAACTAGGTCCAAATAGTTGTTCAACCTGCCTATTTAAAAACGAACAGATTAAATGTAGTTAAAATAGGCAGTGCGAATAATGAACTAATTAGCAATCAATTTAACTTGATGATGCTTACCAGAATTTAGAATTCAGAAGCTATGAAGAATGTAGCGAGAATAGGGCTTACGTTTTTGTATATAgttagcgagctagctagcCATCTCCTTTTCGCCAGTTTCTTTAGTTCAGTTCACTTTGAAAAGCAGCATGTCCTCAAATTTCCAAAGGGTAAGGGGACGCCCCCATATAAATTGACTGGTCAGGGTGAGAACTTTTAAGTTTAGCTCAATCGTTAAATCCCTTGcaatgtgcaaaacaaacaataaaaataacaaaaacttgACCGATACGGCTTTTGGGAAAGGATTATTGACATAGCACGTGTCCACGGCTTGAACCGTAGCACTTGGGTTGCATGTGCAAAGCGTGGATGGATGCGGATGGACTGCGAGCAGTGCGCACCCTTCACAATTTTGGAGGGTCTACTACTAGGGAGCCATAGTAGTGCTCCTTTTTCATCGTTAATCATCGAAGCACAGGCAGGCTGTCTTTACGGGAGCCGCATGGCAATTTCCGGGTTAATTACGTCATTATCTCCTTCTTTGGCCACCCATCGATAACGTATAGTATTacctgatgaaaaacacgttttcaacgtacaaaaacgCCAGGTTACTTACACATACAAAGCATGGTCTATAAGTCATTgcttcaaatctaggcctgccattaaaagtattgctaTCAAActtgtgccaagttacatgaaacaatattggctcttaactcacacaaattacacaagctgtattccaaagaaatgctaatggataggtttgtaagattctatatttatttaataggcctcaatatgtataatttttttatgtgtatttatgtatttacataaatataggctacaccCCCTTCCATAGTGTggatgattgtatgtttcttggtataaatatctgtttacaaatgtgaatgttacGTGCTCCTAGGGAAATATCGTCATAGGGAGAACGAAGTATTGCatatatgtctgtatgtatgtatgtacagtatttattttacaatcagtaTTTATGTGAAGTTGAAACTATACAAGGActtgtatattttgtaaaatggaaCTTGACAAcaaagtataaacatatcctttctggaggaatatCCTTTCTTTAGGTATTGACCAGCagtttcatacattcatttaaatgccttgcatgaggtaatttttttttaaattagagactttgatgtgacacaaagtttgaatgacaacattgttttcagatggtaagattaaaacaacacagggccaagtgacttgaaagaatttagaaaacattgggtagcattgctttggaatacagcttatgtAATTTGAGTGAGCTATGATAGCTAATATTGTTCCATGTAACTTtgcacaattttgatatcaatacttttaatggcaggcctagatttgaagtaatgacttatagatagtgctttgtatgtgtgagtaattcggcatttttgtacgttgaaaactgGTTTTTCATCCGATAATACATacagtgcagaaaacaaaaaaaactgcacacagacttactgtccaggactggagttgagTACACCTGTCCTAGACCACTGGTTCCAGCCTACACCCAGGCCAGAGGTGGGcagttccagtcctggaggaccggtgtgtatgtaggtttttgtttcaaacaaTTCTACTGACTAATTGAGCTAATTGGCcatatacaccaacactggttcacacGTAGATTATAGCACAGTAAAAACACCTCATATAGGGACGCAAGAACGATCTTaggctgtcattcatgcacttatcaagaaatgGAGCTCAAATTTAAGTCGGCAAAACTGCTCAGGCTAATTGAGTAATTATGGCCAGAAGTTGAGATGAAGACAGCCTTCGGTGCCCAGTTCACTCCTGCACTACGAGAATCAGTCACCAGAGGGCACTAGAGTCCACCATGGACACAAAAGCAAGCATTTACACAGCATGTAAACTTAGTGTCACACACGGTAATGGCAGCAAAAGATGAGGAGAGGTTCAAGAAGAAcatgaaaaattttttttttttttttttttttttttttaaagaaacgtTTGTAAAATACTTAAACTTAAAttaccaccaccccctcctcacTGCTAGTCCTGGAAATCCAGGCGGATCCACAGTAGCGCCTGACCAGACAGTCCCAGTTCTgtgagtgcagtacagtagtTCTACTGAGGTCAGTGgtgatcaaataaaatataacttttCACTGTTTGAAAGGAACAGTTGAAAATTCATAGAAACTGCACCCCTGCAGTTATCTTGAGCTATAATGCTCTGTATCAGAAATTGAATATATTGTAATATGGAAGCTGTCAAGgtgactgtggtgtggggatggctggtttaagcagccacacctgccctgggtcaagctaattagacctggccaattggataattggttaagaattagataattggccaggctaattggacccgggaacaggag harbors:
- the LOC135258237 gene encoding eukaryotic translation initiation factor 4 gamma 1-like; translated protein: MNKAPQPIAAPPSPGLPPATYPLGQPPSVVFGTPPPQMNTVPPPRQSYYQPRPGLPGSTPRQPGSTPRPVAPTHLYQAGTPMMLISQQQLPFANPQSPAYFIPPGQCRPTYVTPPQQYPMASGIPGFYPGTSPAKYAGTYYPAQPQYPPTVAAASVILSSAQPQPTPQLQVQSMRGRTQFVG